A genomic window from Streptomyces mirabilis includes:
- a CDS encoding Fur family transcriptional regulator — protein sequence MSDLLERLRGRGWRMTAQRRVVAEVLDGEHVHLTADEVLARATVRLPEISRATVYNTLGELVSLGEVIEVATDGRAKRYDPNAHHPHQHLVCSGCGAVRDVHPKGDPLSDLPASERFGFTVSDVEVTYRGLCPDCGRA from the coding sequence ATGAGTGACCTGCTCGAACGACTTCGCGGACGCGGCTGGCGGATGACCGCCCAGCGCCGGGTGGTCGCCGAGGTACTCGACGGCGAGCACGTACACCTCACCGCGGACGAGGTGCTCGCACGCGCCACCGTCCGGTTGCCGGAGATCTCCCGCGCGACCGTCTACAACACCCTCGGCGAGCTCGTTTCGCTCGGCGAGGTGATCGAGGTGGCCACCGACGGCCGCGCCAAGCGCTATGACCCGAACGCCCACCACCCCCACCAGCACCTGGTGTGCTCGGGCTGCGGCGCCGTCCGGGACGTCCACCCCAAGGGCGACCCCTTGTCCGATCTGCCCGCCTCCGAGCGGTTCGGCTTCACCGTCTCCGATGTCGAGGTGACCTACCGGGGCCTGTGCCCCGACTGTGGCCGCGCATAG
- the ppk2 gene encoding polyphosphate kinase 2, with protein sequence MTPLLTGLTVDYSDHDDPVLIRSDGSPVETWRENYPYHERMERKEYEWHKRLQQIELLKLQSWIKATGRRLVIVFEGRDAAGKGGTIKRFTEHLNPRGARVVALEKPTERERGQWYFQRYAEHLPTAGEIVMFDRSWYNRAGVERVMGFCTDDEYHRFMRQAPAFERMLVDDGVDLIKFWFSVSQGEQRTRFTIRQVDPVRQWKLSPMDLASLDRWDDYTAAKVAMFRETDTEQAPWTVVKSNDKKRARVEAMRSVLARFSYTDKDEEVVGSPDPSIVGAAANLLEAGEDDTGH encoded by the coding sequence ATGACGCCATTGCTGACGGGTTTGACCGTCGATTACAGCGACCACGACGACCCGGTACTGATCCGGTCGGACGGCAGTCCGGTGGAGACCTGGCGCGAGAACTACCCGTACCACGAGCGCATGGAGCGCAAGGAGTACGAGTGGCACAAACGCCTCCAGCAGATAGAACTGCTGAAGCTGCAGAGTTGGATCAAGGCGACCGGCCGCCGCCTGGTCATCGTCTTCGAGGGACGTGACGCGGCCGGCAAGGGCGGCACGATCAAGCGGTTCACCGAGCACCTCAATCCGCGCGGTGCCCGGGTGGTGGCGCTGGAGAAGCCGACCGAGCGCGAGCGCGGCCAGTGGTACTTCCAGCGGTACGCGGAGCATCTGCCGACCGCGGGCGAGATCGTCATGTTCGACCGGTCCTGGTACAACCGGGCCGGTGTCGAGCGGGTGATGGGCTTCTGCACGGACGACGAGTACCACCGCTTCATGCGGCAGGCGCCCGCCTTCGAACGGATGCTCGTCGACGACGGGGTGGACCTGATCAAGTTCTGGTTCTCCGTGTCGCAGGGCGAGCAGCGCACCCGTTTCACGATCCGCCAGGTCGATCCCGTACGGCAGTGGAAGCTCAGCCCCATGGACCTGGCCTCCTTGGACCGCTGGGACGACTACACCGCCGCCAAGGTCGCCATGTTCCGCGAGACGGACACCGAACAGGCTCCCTGGACCGTGGTGAAGAGCAACGACAAGAAGCGGGCGCGTGTCGAGGCGATGCGCAGCGTCCTGGCCCGCTTCTCCTACACGGACAAGGACGAGGAGGTCGTCGGCAGCCCGGACCCGAGCATCGTGGGCGCGGCGGCGAACCTGCTGGAGGCGGGCGAGGACGACACCGGCCACTGA
- a CDS encoding ArsR/SmtB family transcription factor: protein MSARMHLSPAHDAHPRTPGEEQFALAAELLALLGDRTRLTLLHALTGQEADVTTLTEACGAARPAVSQHLARLRLAGLVNTRKEGRRVIYSLGDGHLRRVVDEALNLADHRLTDRPPHD from the coding sequence ATGAGCGCACGCATGCACCTATCACCTGCGCATGATGCGCATCCGCGTACCCCCGGCGAGGAACAGTTCGCGCTCGCCGCCGAACTCCTCGCCCTCCTGGGCGACCGCACCCGGCTCACGCTCCTGCACGCGCTGACCGGCCAGGAGGCCGATGTCACGACGCTCACCGAGGCGTGCGGGGCCGCGCGCCCGGCCGTCAGCCAGCATCTGGCCCGGCTGCGTCTCGCCGGTCTGGTGAACACCAGGAAGGAGGGCCGCCGGGTCATCTACTCACTCGGTGACGGCCATCTGCGCCGGGTGGTGGACGAGGCGCTGAACCTGGCCGACCACCGCCTCACCGACCGTCCGCCGCACGACTGA
- a CDS encoding cation diffusion facilitator family transporter produces the protein MGHDHPQPHPHPHPHTHSTPSGPLPRLRHLLTPHSHETGDKLDSALESSARGMRALWVSLVVLGTTAVAQAVVVVVSGSVALLGDTVHNAADALTAVPLGIAFVLGRRAATRRFTYGYGRAEDLAGIVIVLTIAASGAFAAWTAVERLIDPRPLHHVPMVAAAALIGFLGNEWVARHRLRVGREIGSAALVADGLHARTDGFTSLAVLVGAGGAALGWQLADPLVGLAITAAILLVLRDAAREVFRRVMDAVDPELVDSAERALREVPGVRGVGELRLRWIGHRLRAEVAVVVDGEASVRQAHRIAVEAEHALLHAVPKLTAALVHADPAPAPGETDPHLALAHHMVA, from the coding sequence TTGGGGCACGACCACCCGCAGCCCCATCCCCATCCGCACCCCCACACCCACAGCACCCCTTCCGGGCCCCTCCCCCGTCTCCGTCACCTGCTCACCCCCCACTCCCACGAGACCGGCGACAAGCTCGACTCCGCGCTGGAGTCCTCGGCGCGCGGTATGCGAGCCCTGTGGGTGTCCCTCGTCGTCCTCGGTACCACCGCTGTGGCGCAGGCGGTCGTGGTCGTGGTCTCCGGATCGGTCGCACTGCTCGGCGACACGGTGCACAACGCCGCCGACGCGCTCACGGCCGTCCCCCTCGGCATCGCGTTCGTCCTGGGTCGGCGCGCGGCGACGCGCCGCTTCACCTACGGCTACGGCCGGGCGGAGGACCTCGCGGGCATCGTGATCGTGCTGACGATCGCTGCGTCCGGTGCCTTCGCGGCCTGGACCGCGGTCGAGCGGCTGATCGACCCGCGCCCCCTGCACCACGTCCCGATGGTCGCGGCGGCCGCGCTGATCGGCTTCCTCGGCAACGAGTGGGTCGCCCGGCATCGCCTCCGGGTCGGGCGTGAGATCGGCTCGGCCGCCCTCGTCGCGGACGGCCTCCATGCCCGTACGGACGGATTCACGTCACTGGCGGTCCTGGTGGGGGCGGGCGGCGCGGCACTGGGGTGGCAACTCGCCGACCCGCTGGTGGGCCTGGCGATCACGGCCGCGATCCTGCTGGTGCTGCGCGACGCCGCCCGCGAGGTGTTCCGGCGTGTGATGGACGCTGTGGACCCGGAGTTGGTCGACTCGGCCGAACGGGCCCTGCGGGAGGTCCCCGGCGTGCGCGGGGTGGGTGAGCTGCGGCTGCGCTGGATCGGGCACCGGCTGCGCGCCGAGGTGGCGGTCGTGGTGGACGGCGAGGCGAGTGTGCGACAGGCGCACCGGATCGCCGTCGAGGCCGAACACGCCCTGCTGCACGCCGTACCGAAGCTCACCGCGGCCCTCGTACACGCCGATCCGGCCCCCGCGCCGGGCGAGACGGACCCGCACCTGGCGCTGGCGCATCACATGGTGGCCTGA
- a CDS encoding YbaK/EbsC family protein, with translation MRAPIGHFDHATAAPDCLDELTRPVADGVRHWRGTVPADQIVYVDTDPEWADTATFVEHYGKELLDQSATCVVVAGKRGSETTLAACVVLSATRVDVNGVVRRRLGARKASFAPMDTATGESGMEYGGITPIGLPGDWPVLVDSAVVELPYVLVGSGRRRGKLLVPGKAFAELPNAVVLEGLGIA, from the coding sequence ATGCGCGCTCCCATCGGACACTTCGACCACGCCACGGCCGCCCCCGACTGCCTCGACGAGCTCACCCGCCCGGTCGCGGACGGTGTACGCCACTGGCGCGGCACCGTCCCCGCCGACCAGATCGTGTACGTCGACACGGACCCCGAGTGGGCCGACACCGCGACCTTCGTCGAGCACTACGGCAAGGAACTGCTGGACCAGTCCGCCACCTGCGTGGTCGTCGCGGGCAAGCGTGGCAGCGAGACCACGCTCGCCGCCTGCGTGGTCCTCTCCGCCACCCGCGTCGACGTCAACGGCGTCGTCCGCCGCCGACTCGGCGCCCGCAAGGCCTCGTTCGCCCCGATGGACACCGCCACCGGCGAGAGCGGCATGGAGTACGGCGGTATCACCCCGATCGGACTGCCGGGCGACTGGCCGGTGCTGGTGGACTCGGCGGTCGTCGAGCTCCCCTACGTCCTGGTGGGCAGTGGCCGGCGGCGCGGGAAGCTGCTGGTGCCGGGCAAGGCGTTCGCCGAACTGCCGAACGCGGTGGTGCTGGAGGGGCTGGGCATCGCCTGA
- a CDS encoding helix-turn-helix domain-containing protein, which produces MSDLDLLTQSLARNVKRWRTERGFTLDVLAGRAGVSRGMLIQIEQARTNPSIGTVVKIGDALGVSITTLLDYEQGPKVRIVPAEQAVRLWHTDAGSYNRLLAGTEAPGPLEMWDWRLMPGDGSPSDPHPTGTVELVHVMAGDLTLVVDGTDYRVPEGASVSFEANTPHTYANKGDVPVEMVMAVSVPLVH; this is translated from the coding sequence GTGTCGGATCTCGACCTGCTGACCCAGTCGCTGGCGCGCAACGTCAAGCGATGGCGCACCGAGCGCGGCTTCACCCTGGACGTGCTCGCCGGCCGCGCCGGAGTCAGCCGCGGCATGCTCATCCAGATCGAGCAGGCCAGGACCAACCCCAGCATCGGTACCGTCGTGAAGATCGGCGACGCGCTCGGCGTCAGCATCACCACCCTCCTCGACTACGAGCAGGGGCCCAAGGTCCGGATCGTCCCGGCCGAGCAGGCCGTACGGCTGTGGCACACGGACGCGGGCAGCTACAACCGCCTCCTCGCCGGTACCGAGGCGCCCGGACCGCTGGAGATGTGGGACTGGCGGCTCATGCCGGGCGACGGCAGCCCCTCGGACCCGCACCCCACGGGGACGGTCGAACTCGTCCATGTCATGGCGGGCGACCTCACTCTCGTCGTCGACGGGACCGACTACCGCGTCCCCGAGGGCGCGAGCGTGTCCTTCGAGGCCAACACCCCCCATACGTACGCCAACAAGGGGGACGTGCCGGTGGAGATGGTCATGGCGGTGTCGGTCCCGCTCGTGCACTGA
- a CDS encoding DMT family transporter yields the protein MTALFALATSLLWGLADFGGGLLTRRTPALTVVVVSQSIAAAVLGAIVVVTGGWSAAGPQLWFAFAAGLVGPVALLSFYKALALGPMGVVSPLGSLAVAVPITVGLFLGERPGLTQVAGIAVAVVGVVLAGGPQVRGAPVQRQAVLLTLIAALGFGTVFVLIAEASSSVTGLFLALFVQRLTNVATGGAALLVSVRRGAAALPEGGFPWRSLPALAFVGLADVAANGTYSVAAQHGPVTVAAVLASLYPVVTALAARGFLSERLRGIQAAGAGLALVGTVLLATG from the coding sequence ATGACAGCGCTCTTCGCCCTGGCCACCAGCCTCCTGTGGGGCCTGGCCGACTTCGGCGGGGGGCTGCTGACCCGGCGTACGCCCGCGCTCACCGTGGTCGTCGTCTCACAGTCGATCGCGGCGGCGGTACTGGGCGCGATCGTGGTCGTGACCGGCGGCTGGAGCGCGGCGGGACCGCAGCTGTGGTTCGCGTTCGCGGCGGGACTCGTGGGACCGGTCGCGCTGCTCTCCTTCTACAAGGCGCTCGCCCTGGGCCCGATGGGCGTCGTCTCCCCACTCGGCTCCCTGGCCGTGGCCGTCCCCATCACCGTGGGACTCTTCCTCGGGGAGCGCCCCGGGCTGACGCAGGTGGCGGGCATCGCGGTCGCCGTCGTGGGCGTCGTGCTCGCTGGCGGGCCCCAGGTGAGAGGCGCCCCCGTGCAGCGGCAGGCGGTCCTCCTCACACTGATCGCCGCGCTCGGCTTCGGCACGGTGTTCGTGCTGATCGCGGAGGCGTCCTCGTCGGTGACCGGACTGTTCCTCGCGCTGTTCGTGCAGCGCCTGACCAACGTCGCCACCGGTGGCGCGGCGCTCCTCGTCTCCGTGCGGCGCGGCGCCGCCGCCCTTCCCGAGGGTGGCTTCCCCTGGCGCTCCCTGCCCGCGCTCGCCTTCGTCGGCCTCGCGGACGTCGCGGCGAACGGTACGTACTCCGTCGCCGCCCAGCACGGCCCGGTCACGGTGGCAGCCGTCCTCGCCTCGCTCTATCCGGTGGTCACGGCCCTCGCCGCACGGGGCTTCCTCAGCGAACGGCTGCGTGGAATCCAGGCCGCGGGCGCGGGCCTGGCGCTGGTCGGCACGGTACTGCTGGCCACCGGCTGA
- a CDS encoding acyltransferase, which translates to MLGPGGPEYGERVPSNRNVFSSWRRRLAQRAVHACWAWVQRTGSVTAEQPGRLRFGAMGTGTRLAFPLGTVFGEPWIHLGAHCIVGEQVTLTAGLMPDLDLGADPILRVGDGVVLGRGSHVIADTTVTIGSDCYFGPYVYVTSTNHSYDDPHEPIGKQWPRMEPVEIGSGCWIGTGAVILPGARIGRNVVVAAGAVVRGAVPDHSVVAGAPARVVRRWDAVDGWQPPLRTPAPVPIPDGVTPEQLLALSELDEETVERLAELDAESS; encoded by the coding sequence CTGCTCGGCCCAGGCGGCCCTGAGTACGGTGAGCGGGTGCCCAGCAACAGGAACGTGTTCTCATCATGGCGGCGCCGTCTCGCGCAGCGCGCCGTCCACGCGTGCTGGGCCTGGGTGCAGCGCACGGGTTCCGTGACGGCCGAGCAGCCGGGGCGGCTGCGCTTCGGTGCGATGGGAACGGGTACCAGGCTGGCCTTCCCGCTGGGCACCGTCTTCGGTGAACCCTGGATCCACCTAGGCGCCCACTGCATCGTCGGCGAACAGGTCACCCTCACTGCCGGTCTGATGCCCGACCTGGACCTCGGCGCCGACCCGATCCTGCGCGTCGGCGACGGTGTCGTGCTCGGTCGCGGCAGCCACGTCATCGCCGACACGACGGTCACGATCGGCAGCGACTGCTACTTCGGGCCGTATGTCTACGTGACGTCCACGAACCACTCGTACGACGATCCGCACGAGCCCATCGGCAAGCAGTGGCCCCGGATGGAGCCGGTGGAGATCGGATCCGGCTGCTGGATCGGCACCGGGGCGGTGATCCTGCCGGGGGCGCGGATCGGGCGGAACGTCGTGGTGGCGGCCGGCGCGGTGGTGCGCGGCGCGGTGCCGGACCACTCGGTCGTGGCGGGGGCTCCGGCCCGGGTCGTACGGCGCTGGGACGCGGTCGACGGCTGGCAGCCGCCGCTGCGGACGCCCGCGCCGGTCCCGATTCCCGACGGGGTGACCCCGGAGCAGCTGCTCGCGCTGTCGGAGCTGGACGAGGAGACCGTGGAGCGGCTGGCGGAGCTGGACGCCGAGTCGTCCTGA
- a CDS encoding gamma carbonic anhydrase family protein, giving the protein MTQQALIMGIGGKDPQVDPEAFTAPTSVVIGDVTLHAGASVWYGAVLRADFGPIVIGADSNIQDNCTLHVDPGFPITVGERVSVGHNAVLHGATVEDDCLIGMGATVLNGAVIGAGSLVAAQALVPQGMRVPPGSLVAGVPAKVKRPLTEEERQGLTLNGTFYVDLAKTHKEAHGS; this is encoded by the coding sequence ATGACGCAGCAGGCGCTGATCATGGGGATCGGCGGCAAGGACCCGCAGGTGGACCCGGAGGCGTTCACGGCACCGACGTCCGTGGTGATCGGCGACGTCACCCTGCACGCGGGCGCGAGCGTCTGGTACGGCGCGGTACTGCGCGCCGACTTCGGTCCGATCGTCATCGGCGCCGACAGCAACATCCAGGACAACTGCACCCTCCACGTCGACCCCGGCTTCCCGATCACGGTCGGCGAACGCGTCTCGGTCGGCCACAACGCCGTGCTGCACGGCGCGACGGTCGAGGACGACTGCCTGATCGGCATGGGGGCCACGGTCCTCAACGGCGCGGTGATCGGCGCCGGCTCCCTGGTGGCGGCCCAGGCCCTGGTGCCCCAGGGGATGCGGGTCCCGCCCGGCTCCCTGGTGGCCGGAGTCCCCGCCAAGGTCAAGCGCCCCCTGACGGAGGAGGAACGCCAGGGCCTCACCCTCAACGGCACCTTCTACGTGGACCTGGCGAAGACGCACAAGGAAGCACACGGGAGCTGA
- a CDS encoding DedA family protein, which translates to MDVQHWLETVPAVSIYALVALVIGLESLGIPLPGEIILISAALLSSQHSGINPVILGACASIGAIVGDSLGYAIGRKGGRPLLAWLGAKFPRHFSEGHVATAERSFQKWGMWAVFFGRFIALLRIFAGPLAGVLKMPYWKFLIANVLGGIIWAGGTTAVIYSVGVVAESWLKRFSWVGLVVAVLIGLASMLIVKRRAKKAAAEIETGEREPVAAAE; encoded by the coding sequence TTGGACGTCCAGCATTGGCTCGAGACGGTGCCCGCGGTCAGCATCTATGCGCTGGTGGCCCTGGTCATCGGTCTGGAGAGCCTGGGCATCCCGTTGCCCGGTGAGATCATCCTGATCTCGGCGGCGCTGCTGTCCTCGCAGCACTCGGGCATCAACCCCGTCATCCTCGGGGCGTGCGCCAGCATCGGTGCGATCGTCGGCGACTCCCTCGGCTATGCCATCGGCCGCAAGGGCGGGCGCCCCCTGCTGGCCTGGCTGGGAGCGAAGTTCCCCAGGCACTTCAGTGAGGGGCACGTCGCGACCGCCGAGCGGTCCTTCCAGAAGTGGGGCATGTGGGCCGTCTTCTTCGGCCGGTTCATCGCGCTGCTGCGGATCTTCGCGGGGCCGCTCGCGGGTGTGCTGAAGATGCCGTACTGGAAGTTCCTGATCGCCAATGTGCTGGGCGGGATCATCTGGGCCGGGGGCACCACCGCGGTCATCTACTCCGTGGGTGTCGTCGCCGAGTCCTGGCTGAAGCGGTTCTCGTGGGTCGGGCTCGTGGTGGCCGTGCTCATCGGGCTTGCCTCGATGCTGATCGTGAAGCGCAGGGCGAAGAAGGCGGCGGCGGAGATCGAGACGGGGGAGCGGGAGCCGGTGGCGGCTGCCGAGTAG
- a CDS encoding carboxylesterase/lipase family protein: MNRGQIVRSGRLRALTVAATLCAAAFAAPTPAATDAAPALAASAPAHAAQDPTVVRTAAGLVRGEVTAEGRQFLGIPYAQPPVGALRWKNPEPVAPWRGVRTAWDFGNRCVQTASWDPGYERPSDTEDCLDLNVYVPEGAGSRPVMVWLHGGGLTAGAGEDIVPDTFARRTGTVVVTVNYRLGAMGFLATAGLDGEARDGVSGNFGMLDQQAALRWVGANIGRFGGDPGRVTVAGESAGGRSVCTQLASPTSKGLYRAGIVESGAYGNCAARSHEAAVAAGAAFARKVGCADLSAACLRGKSSAEILAAQGGFDWGPVVGGAFLPVQPFEAYAKGAAARVPVLNGANEDEGRLFAFARFDHAGTPLTAERYPAVVKEAWGAGPGERVLERYPLDGYASPTLAYATAFGDYLMACPALRLDAVLAGRGPVYAYEFADRTSPPFASLRDLRTSFDFGATHVNEVQYLFKHFGLTTPLNAEQRVLSRQMIQYWGSFVRGGVPRADGQPAMPGGAGPVLSLRTASRGGNFVSTTVHREHRCDLWDAAARG; this comes from the coding sequence GTGAACAGGGGGCAGATCGTCCGATCCGGCCGCCTGCGCGCGCTGACGGTGGCGGCGACGCTCTGCGCCGCCGCGTTCGCCGCCCCGACCCCGGCCGCGACCGACGCCGCCCCGGCCCTTGCCGCTTCGGCCCCGGCGCACGCCGCGCAGGACCCGACCGTCGTGCGCACCGCCGCCGGCCTGGTCCGGGGCGAAGTCACCGCCGAGGGACGCCAGTTCCTCGGCATCCCGTACGCGCAGCCGCCCGTCGGCGCTCTCCGCTGGAAGAACCCGGAGCCGGTCGCACCCTGGCGCGGTGTGCGCACCGCATGGGACTTCGGCAACCGGTGTGTGCAGACGGCCAGTTGGGACCCCGGCTACGAGCGGCCCAGCGACACCGAGGACTGCCTCGACCTCAACGTGTACGTCCCCGAAGGCGCCGGAAGCCGGCCGGTGATGGTCTGGCTGCACGGTGGCGGGCTTACCGCGGGCGCGGGCGAGGACATCGTGCCCGACACCTTCGCCCGGCGGACCGGCACGGTCGTCGTGACCGTCAACTACCGCCTCGGGGCCATGGGATTCCTCGCCACGGCCGGACTGGACGGCGAGGCGCGCGACGGGGTCTCGGGCAACTTCGGCATGCTCGACCAACAGGCCGCACTGCGCTGGGTGGGCGCCAACATCGGCCGCTTCGGCGGTGATCCCGGCCGTGTCACCGTCGCGGGCGAGTCGGCGGGCGGCCGCTCGGTCTGCACCCAGCTGGCCTCGCCGACCTCGAAGGGCCTGTACCGGGCGGGGATCGTCGAGAGCGGCGCGTACGGGAACTGCGCGGCGCGCAGCCACGAGGCGGCCGTGGCCGCGGGCGCGGCCTTCGCGCGGAAGGTGGGCTGCGCCGATCTGTCGGCGGCGTGTCTGCGGGGCAAGTCGTCCGCGGAGATCCTCGCCGCCCAGGGCGGATTCGACTGGGGGCCCGTCGTGGGCGGCGCCTTCCTGCCGGTACAGCCCTTCGAGGCGTACGCGAAGGGGGCCGCGGCGCGGGTCCCCGTGCTGAACGGGGCGAACGAGGACGAGGGGCGGCTGTTCGCGTTCGCCCGGTTCGACCATGCCGGCACCCCGCTCACCGCCGAGCGGTACCCGGCGGTCGTGAAGGAGGCCTGGGGCGCCGGTCCGGGCGAGCGCGTGCTCGAGCGCTATCCACTCGACGGCTACGCGTCGCCGACCCTCGCCTACGCCACCGCCTTCGGTGACTACCTCATGGCGTGTCCGGCGCTGCGGCTCGACGCGGTGCTCGCCGGACGCGGGCCCGTGTACGCGTACGAGTTCGCCGACCGCACCTCGCCGCCGTTCGCGTCGCTGCGCGATCTCCGTACGAGCTTCGACTTCGGGGCGACCCACGTGAACGAGGTGCAGTACCTCTTCAAGCACTTCGGGCTCACCACCCCGCTGAACGCGGAGCAGCGGGTCCTGTCGCGGCAGATGATCCAGTACTGGGGGTCCTTCGTCAGGGGTGGGGTGCCGCGTGCCGACGGGCAGCCCGCGATGCCCGGCGGAGCCGGCCCGGTGCTCTCGCTGCGGACCGCCTCCCGGGGCGGAAACTTCGTGAGTACGACCGTCCACCGGGAGCATCGGTGCGACCTGTGGGACGCCGCCGCGCGAGGCTGA